In Brachypodium distachyon strain Bd21 chromosome 5, Brachypodium_distachyon_v3.0, whole genome shotgun sequence, the genomic window ATCAGCTTCAGGATCCCCTTGGGAGTCGCCCCTGCATCCAAGCGCACACACAGTGAAATTCGAGCATGGCAGCCAGAGCACAAATAAGAACAAATTACAACACCGGTAGAGTAGTACGCACtgtccgcgccgccgagcttgCTCACGCAGTCGACGAACCGCTCGTGAAGCTCCTGCGTCCACCGGATCCGCGTCttgctcggcgccggcgccggcgccgccaagcTGCCGTTGCTGGTGTGGGACGCCGGCGCGCCCACGCAGCTCCTGGGCATGTGGCCATGGCTGCTGTCGGTCATCTGGCCCATCTGCAAGCTGCCGCTCGGCGCCTGCAGATCCATGGCTGCCGGGACGAACGAGTGGGGTTTAATGGCGGAACCGTTGCCGTAAAGCCCGTGATTCAATTGCACGCCCtccccctgctgctgctgcggcgtcAATGGCAGATCGGCGCCGTcgccccgccgctgctgcggcCGCACGTAGTAAGTCATCACGGCCGGGTGGTCGAGCTCGAGCGGCATATGCGGAGGGAGCATCCGGAGAGGAGGGCAGCAGTCGAGCTGCGGCATGCCGAGGAGCTTCTCGGCGGCGTAGAACATGGCCGTGTCGGAGCCCACGACGCAGctcggcgccaccgccgcgtaCTGATCCGGATCCTGCAGCCACCCGCcaccgtgctgctgctgctgctgaatcTGCTGCTGATGATGGAGCGCGGCGGGGCTCGAGAATCCATGGTGGAATCCGCCGGCGGAGCCGTAGGCGGACGCCGCAGGGGCCATCAgacgcggcgccggcgccggcatcaTCCCGCTGCAGTACTGGTGGCGGCCGTGCAGCTTCATCTTCCTCGCGTCCATCATCTATGATCGGCCTGCGAATTGATTGAAACAGCTAGCTTTAATGCAATTCTTCGCGAGAAACGAACTAAGGGCGATCGACGAGATTtggcggaggggaggagaaggattagcgcggcggcggaagctTAAATAGTTCAGCCAGCGCGGCAAGCGCAAGTGCGAGCTGAGGTAAATTCTATCGGAATCGATGCACACACGATCGCCGGCCAAGATTATTCCCGGAGGCGTGGCACGCAACAACACGATGACAGAATAATTCCGGCGCATCAGTACTACCACGGCCTCCGGAATCAATCGCCgatcagccgccgccgccgacgagccggaggaggaagcaaTGCAagttggaagaagaagataggGAATATGTGTATGATATTAGTTATTCAGGTCTTACCCATATGGTCAGGtctgagcagcagcagcagctataGGTTGCAACTTGAAGAAGGCATATCAGATCACATTTATATTCACAAGCTATCCATTGCCATCCCATGCATGGAAacttcctgcaggttagaagctcctttcccctctctctttctttataTATCCGATTTCACACTGTATCTTGTACTATCTGGAGGAAAGGCTAGAACCTGCAGGAGAACTGGGAGGGGAATTAGTTTGAAGGGGGTGCTCTTCTTGATCATCCCCAAATGGAATATGATGAGCCTCAGTGGGGGACCGACCCTGCTAATGGAAGGAACCACTGAACAGCTGACAAGAATATAAAGATGCAAAAGATGGATGTTTAATAAATctggcaaaggaaaaaaaatcgaagCATGTCAGACAGGGACTAGAGGACAACAGGCGACTTTGGGGCTCTCACCCTCTTCTGATCTCCTTATTCTCCTTATTGAACCCTTCTGTATTGCTTTGTCTTTTGATATCCCAACAAAAGGTAAATAGACTGCCAAGGTTGGTTATCATGAACCTTTTTCCTTGGATGTGATGTGGATCCGTCGTCTATGTGTCcacaaacaaacatgtgaACTAAGACAGCCGCGATGAAAAGGACATAATTTCCAACAAAAAAGGAGTGCTGTAGATGATTGTGCAATAGCCCAAATAAATCGATCTTGTTTCCGTTGATGCGGTAAGAACGATTGATCATTGTTTTCGTTTCATTGGTTCCAATCATCGTCAAAGGAGACCTCTTTCTTGTTTGGCCATTTGATTCAGTAACCATGTAGaaagaacaagcaaaaaaaatttgcgGGTTAAGAACAAGCAATTGTTACCACTTATTTAACTGATGGATTTTTTTCGCAAAAGGGATCACCCGGTCTTTGCATCGAATCGACGCAGACAACCATTATTTAACTGATGGATGACTTGGTCCATATATAATTGTTGCCATACCGCATTTTGTTAGATCCTTCTGCTGAAAATTGTTCATGCTGCACTGAATTTACAGATCACAATGGGGAATTAATAGCATATGCCTTGAATGgttcatccagaatttaaccTTGACTGTCTTTGCATCTTTATATTCTTTGCATCCATAACTATCCACTATATAAACAGATCAAGCCATGCAAATTTTTTCTCAAGAATTGATTCGAAAGAAACTGAACTTTTCCCTTGGGAATCACACGAAATGGATATCCTTAACTAACCAATTACATTAACAAATCCAAATAAAGTAGTACTATGAAATCCTCCAATATTTTTTAGGTCATCGGGGAATCCACTGGGGTCACTCGGCCTTTCAAAGATTATAATAGCAGGTAGTATTAATTCGGGGACCATTGGACAGTTAATTTTCATCTTTAGAATGAGAAACCAATGTCGATGCTAGCGCGGCCGTCCCCAGTCAACAACAGATCAGATTCAGAGACCATCGAATCAATCAAGAGAATACATTGCTGAAGAATGAACACACCACGCCATGCATGATCTAGCCGCTGCTTAATTAACAcacaaataaagacatcatctGCGGTTGTACATGCAAGTAACTTGATGTAAAACTCGACCTGCAAAGGGGTAAGCCACCCCCAGGCATTTGCATTAAGAAGACATTCTCACGCAGGTCGAGAAACCCCCGAACCCCTGCCTCAACACCATACATAGCGGCATCGAAGCACGTGTGAGAGCAGGTGGGCCTTAGGTCTGTGCTTAAGGCGTGGGACAGacgagaattttttttaaccccagccTGAAATTCGCTCTCACGGGGAGTCAAACTCAAGACCTGAGGAGTGCTACTACAGTTGTTCCTTAACCATTACGCCAAGGCCTCGTTCGCAAGTAACTGGATGTACAGAATTGCTCAAGAAATACATGCAGATGGAGGCATATATGGATCGAAAAAGAAGTGATTCGGCGACGATCTTTACGCAAGTTCAGATCGATGCGGACGTGCAGGGCGTCCAACGTGGAAAGGATTAGAGAAAAGGGAAGAATCTCATCCggatatgtatgtatatagagCTTTTGGTCCTGGGGCCGCGGCCGGTTGGGAcgtttgctgctgctgcaggagtTCAAGAGGCGGGAGAAAGGAAATTTTTAGCTCCTGAAAGCCTCAAGAGCCATCATAAGAAACTAGCTCATTGGCTCCACGAAACCTTGCCTGATTAGTTccttgaacttgtcgttgCCTCGACCAAACAAGAGAATAGATTAAGTAGATGGAGAGAGATGACAGGTGTCTGCCGTCTGTGCGTGTCTGCCAACCCTGGATTAGGACAGGATTGTTATCTTTGCCAGATCTGGCCTGTTGTCATGTTTCCCAGGCCTGGACATCGTCACGGCCGTCGTCATCAGATATTTGGAACCTAGCTTGGCTTTGGAGGACTGCTTTCGATCAGCAGTGCTAATCAGGGCATCTTTTGGTTGGGCTTTTGTCATAGCTAAGTTGGGGCAAATAAGCTAGTGTGGTTTACCATGAAAGTGTGATTAGTAAAACCAAGAGCCAAAAATATGTGGTAGAAGTTGCTCGCCAAAAAGAATTGTGGTAAAAGTTGGAAAGATGTATAGAGTGCGCCTAAAGATTTTCTATTATGGCTTATGAGTTACGAGTAATCATAAACATGGAACCAAACAGGCTCTAAATTTTCCGGTCCTTCATTTTAACATATTAAACCTACAACCTCGTCGGCTCGATAAGAGAATAGAACAATAAAAGCTTCTGTCCATCTTCCGATGAGTTATGTCACTGTTTATATTTAGGTGGTCAGCGGTGACGATTTTATTTGTTCAGCCGGCAAAAGATGGTCCGAAACTGCGCACCGAGAGTCACGATTTCgaaaaattggaaaaaaaacaaaaaacatgatCTATAGCCCGTGGaacaggtttttttttgaccggccAAAAATGACCTTAAACTTTGTGCCAGGGTCCACTATATTGAAAAATCGGTGCAAGAACGAAAATGTGTCCtactaaagaaaaagaaccCATGGACCAAACTAACGAGCGTGTTGCTTTTCTTTTAGGGAAACTAGAGCGTGCTGCAAAAAATGGGATTTCCAACTTAGCAGGAAGGTCTTATTGGGCCGGTTCTTGTGAGTAGACCTAGTGGGCCTCGGATAAGATGTAGGCCCGCCGACAGGAGACAGGAGGCCGATTTGCAGGCCGAATTGAAGTGGTTGCGCGGGCCAGCCCAGAGAGAAACTAGTTCCGCTAAAAACAAGATTTCGTCAGAGATCTGAAACAGAACAAGCGGCTGCATTCCACATCGATCGCATCTCTCTCGCTaagaaagggaaagaaaaaaaaacatgctctATTTCGTACATTTTCGCCTGCAATTAATAGTATTGTGCTGTTTTCCCCTTCGGCTGATAACAAgagaagctagctagagagcttcgatcgatcgattttTCGACGCAGTAACGTTCCCAGAAGAACTGATTTCTCGCTGTGTATACTGATGGGTTTGTTgcatgtaaaacaaaaaaatttctacgagaagtgcggaagaaattCAAGATCATATCTACTAGATGTAAATAACGAGAGGGATTATGAGCATCATATCCTCATAGACCACAAAACGTTATGATcacgggatcgttgttggtgtagtgaaactttcgatgagatcaatctcagtgtaGAACCGACgacacctccttggtatccacacgtttagcttcacgtcgtctcctcctttttgatccagcaagcgaggggaagaggtcgatgagattccagcagcacgacggcgtgatGGTGGCTATGGTGGAGAGCTCCGCGGGCAGGACTTTGCTGCGCgtgagagaggaggaggagaggggctcgggggagagagatccagctAAGAACTTGGTGTGTCCTCTCCTCCTGCCCctcccctctatttatatagggggtgGTGGCCAGGGTTTGCCCCTCCTCTGAGAGTTTAGGGCCGGCCAGGGGAGGGAAAGTAGTCCTGAGACTCCTTCCCACGTAAGGTCTCCCCACGTACGTGGTTTTCACCTCGTGGTGGAGTCCCCCACGGTTCCGTCTCAGGAATATTCCGgaacatttcagaaccttctagaatattcccGGTCAATACCGGAAAATATTCCGAACTTTTCTGAAACCCTGAAACAGCTTtttcatatataaatctttatctccggaccattccaaagctcctcgtgatgtcctggatcccatccgaGACTCTGAATCAATTTTTgatatcaccatctatttATCTCATCGAACCCTAGTGACATaaagcgttaagtgtgtgaccctacgggttcgagaacatgtggacatgaccgagacacc contains:
- the LOC100827834 gene encoding protein PHR1-LIKE 1, coding for MMDARKMKLHGRHQYCSGMMPAPAPRLMAPAASAYGSAGGFHHGFSSPAALHHQQQIQQQQQHGGGWLQDPDQYAAVAPSCVVGSDTAMFYAAEKLLGMPQLDCCPPLRMLPPHMPLELDHPAVMTYYVRPQQRRGDGADLPLTPQQQQGEGVQLNHGLYGNGSAIKPHSFVPAAMDLQAPSGSLQMGQMTDSSHGHMPRSCVGAPASHTSNGSLAAPAPAPSKTRIRWTQELHERFVDCVSKLGGADRATPKGILKLMNSDGLTIYHIKSHLQKYRTVKCVPSSSSSSEGKQQEKRAAGSDDVPNLDPKTGMHITEALRVQLDVQRRLHEQLEIQRKLQVRIEEQGKRLQEMFEEQLKASGNAAAAAPGSPEPGCAASDDVVIFPVSDDEDEDDDVQLLSVASSSYDEDLLAL